A genomic window from Fibrobacterota bacterium includes:
- a CDS encoding DEAD/DEAH box helicase has protein sequence MRPLYLASGWPDAFSGVLVLRWRDSEGCDGCEARPQDLVVRFPWFRDFQAFPLPLADLFHYLCPSFSQIRRVTALEFPAAENVWQNRLTRTILDAFATSLGQFSSILRTRGKEFVGLIGEIQWSDSPQGWTARVEGAEAFQLWAGPTGETSCNCTSARSNGDCRHQVAFLMRMGQESPSAESVAVDAEDVSARRYVPERNTQLEAWIATAAKRLGPVARDRDASNEVVFQLCLNSQKLSWDLVPTVRRFSKAFPHGKIEDRDLRNNGGYKQQGVVPSYASPADEEIIQLARSLDAPNLPGRKGSWQHALLLAYRLKKLLGPAAEPLRIDDHLWRLRIHLRQRGDEVSPERELQSLDAPERILSLPSDAAVIGGDRDFLVLVGATLHLVDPRVERELLLVPVGNAFARSVAPLRADLRTLSDAGVAVDLDLLPEAPKGVPEPGLTVELHGEDTLAIEMTPWYEQVGIVAADCASVVAYTGHDGRIGEMARDAQGEAALRDRLQRLLEQHGVDFEKVDSRFLVAEPKSLRAVALQALPAMSTGGWRIVSSLSMDRWKRRTGQVHVRVQPSGQDWFELGGTVDFEGLEVPLSTLVGTTGTVLLPDGSTGVLPDQLVKQLRWISALGDKTDDGIRLQNVHASLADELLGIAGVATTGAIDWTGILESINAVDAFDAPTSLKATLRHYQLDGARWLDQLRRRGTGGILADDMGLGKTVQVIAHLCRMFELDPHCGPALVVAPASVAGNWVDELKKFAPHLPSRLLHGAQRDLVRDADSDGPVVYVTTFGILPREMDWAKERKFSVVVLDESQAIRNPETVLHRTVKTLDAHQKICLTGTPIENSLSDLWAQFNFLNPGLLGTREAFLQQFEPSQGDAPDFSRLRRLTAPFWLRRTKEDVARDLPKRQDVDLMVDLDPKQAALYRRQLLDYQKNLLPDLRENGMGEGNHFQVLTALLRLRQIACAPELASHKGPSTKIDSLVEMLHELLSENHRALVFSSFTSLLDLVGKRLSREGIDFLRFDGSTPAAERTRKIKRFQEAKDENVFLISLKSGGAGVNLTSADTVFLLDPWWNPAAESQAAARSHRIGQERPVTVYRMIARGTIEERVLALARSKAELARDLFDAGESGGAMLTPDLIAELLEPSDAPDDEMEDIEEE, from the coding sequence ATGCGTCCGCTGTACCTGGCCTCGGGCTGGCCCGATGCCTTTTCCGGGGTGTTGGTGCTGCGTTGGAGGGACAGCGAAGGTTGCGATGGCTGCGAGGCCAGGCCGCAAGATCTGGTGGTCCGTTTCCCCTGGTTCCGGGATTTTCAGGCATTCCCACTTCCCCTGGCCGATCTATTCCACTACCTTTGCCCCTCTTTTTCGCAAATCCGAAGGGTGACGGCATTGGAGTTTCCAGCTGCAGAGAATGTTTGGCAGAATCGACTCACCCGCACCATCCTGGATGCCTTCGCGACGTCCTTGGGCCAGTTTTCCTCGATCCTGCGCACACGGGGCAAGGAGTTCGTCGGACTGATCGGCGAGATCCAATGGAGCGATTCTCCGCAAGGGTGGACCGCTCGCGTGGAAGGTGCCGAGGCATTCCAGTTGTGGGCCGGGCCCACGGGTGAAACCAGTTGCAACTGCACTTCCGCGCGATCCAACGGCGACTGCCGCCACCAGGTCGCCTTTCTGATGCGCATGGGCCAGGAGTCGCCCAGTGCGGAATCGGTCGCGGTCGATGCCGAAGATGTTTCGGCAAGGCGCTATGTTCCCGAACGCAACACCCAGCTGGAAGCATGGATCGCCACGGCCGCCAAGCGTCTTGGTCCGGTGGCGCGCGATCGCGACGCGTCCAACGAGGTGGTGTTCCAGCTTTGCCTGAATTCCCAAAAATTGTCATGGGATCTGGTCCCCACGGTGCGGCGTTTTTCCAAGGCCTTCCCGCACGGAAAGATCGAAGACCGCGACCTGCGCAACAACGGTGGATACAAGCAGCAGGGCGTGGTTCCCTCCTACGCGAGCCCCGCCGACGAAGAGATCATCCAGCTCGCCCGCTCCTTGGATGCACCGAACCTTCCGGGGCGCAAAGGATCCTGGCAGCATGCGCTGCTTCTGGCCTACCGCCTGAAAAAACTGCTCGGACCGGCTGCGGAGCCGCTGCGCATCGACGACCACCTCTGGCGTCTTCGCATCCATCTGCGCCAGCGTGGCGACGAAGTCTCTCCGGAGAGGGAACTCCAGAGCCTGGACGCGCCTGAACGGATTCTGTCACTTCCTTCGGATGCCGCCGTGATCGGAGGCGATCGCGACTTCCTGGTGTTGGTGGGAGCCACCCTTCATCTGGTGGATCCACGCGTGGAACGCGAACTTCTGTTGGTTCCCGTGGGCAACGCCTTCGCCCGCAGTGTCGCGCCCTTGCGCGCGGATCTGCGCACACTTTCGGATGCGGGGGTGGCGGTGGACCTGGATCTTCTCCCCGAGGCCCCCAAGGGGGTGCCCGAGCCGGGCCTCACGGTGGAACTCCACGGCGAAGACACCTTGGCCATCGAAATGACACCCTGGTACGAGCAGGTGGGGATCGTCGCTGCAGATTGTGCGAGCGTGGTCGCCTACACCGGGCACGATGGGCGTATCGGCGAGATGGCGCGCGATGCCCAAGGAGAAGCCGCGCTTCGCGACCGGCTGCAGAGGCTTCTGGAACAGCACGGCGTGGACTTCGAGAAGGTGGATTCCCGCTTTCTGGTGGCCGAGCCGAAATCCCTTCGTGCCGTGGCCCTGCAGGCGCTGCCGGCGATGTCCACGGGAGGCTGGCGCATCGTGTCCAGTCTCAGCATGGATCGTTGGAAACGTCGCACGGGCCAGGTGCACGTGCGCGTCCAGCCGTCGGGCCAGGACTGGTTCGAGCTGGGTGGCACGGTGGATTTCGAGGGGTTGGAGGTCCCGCTTTCCACCTTGGTGGGAACGACGGGAACTGTCTTGCTTCCGGATGGCTCCACCGGTGTCCTGCCGGATCAGCTGGTCAAACAGCTGCGCTGGATCAGCGCGCTGGGCGACAAGACGGACGACGGAATCCGTCTCCAGAACGTGCATGCATCCCTTGCCGACGAACTGTTGGGAATCGCCGGCGTCGCGACCACGGGTGCCATCGATTGGACCGGCATCCTCGAATCGATCAACGCGGTGGATGCCTTCGATGCACCCACTTCCTTGAAGGCGACGCTACGCCACTACCAGCTGGATGGTGCCCGCTGGCTCGATCAATTGCGCCGCCGTGGAACGGGTGGAATCCTGGCCGACGACATGGGATTGGGCAAGACCGTCCAGGTCATCGCGCACCTGTGCCGCATGTTCGAGCTGGATCCCCACTGCGGACCCGCCTTGGTGGTGGCCCCGGCATCGGTTGCCGGAAACTGGGTGGACGAGCTCAAGAAGTTTGCCCCGCACCTTCCCAGTCGGCTCTTGCACGGTGCCCAGAGAGACCTGGTCCGCGATGCCGATTCCGATGGACCCGTGGTGTACGTGACCACCTTCGGGATCCTGCCGCGCGAAATGGATTGGGCGAAGGAACGGAAATTCTCCGTGGTGGTCCTGGACGAAAGCCAAGCCATCCGCAATCCGGAAACGGTGCTCCACAGGACAGTCAAGACCTTGGATGCACACCAGAAGATCTGCCTGACGGGAACTCCCATCGAAAATTCCCTCAGCGATTTGTGGGCGCAGTTCAACTTCTTGAATCCGGGATTGCTGGGGACGCGCGAGGCCTTCCTGCAACAATTCGAGCCCTCCCAGGGGGATGCCCCGGATTTTTCGCGCTTGCGCCGGCTCACCGCCCCGTTCTGGCTGCGACGCACCAAGGAAGACGTGGCGCGCGACCTGCCCAAGCGCCAGGACGTGGACTTGATGGTGGACCTGGATCCCAAGCAAGCCGCGTTGTATCGAAGGCAGTTGCTCGATTACCAGAAGAACCTCCTGCCGGATCTGCGCGAAAACGGCATGGGCGAGGGCAACCACTTCCAGGTGCTCACGGCGCTCTTGCGGTTGCGGCAAATCGCCTGCGCACCCGAATTGGCTTCGCACAAGGGACCGTCGACAAAAATCGACAGCTTGGTGGAAATGCTCCACGAATTGTTGTCGGAAAACCACCGGGCCCTGGTGTTCTCCAGCTTCACCTCGCTGTTGGATCTGGTGGGCAAGCGCCTGTCGCGCGAAGGGATCGACTTCCTGCGTTTCGATGGCAGCACACCGGCGGCCGAACGCACGCGCAAGATCAAGCGCTTCCAGGAGGCCAAGGACGAGAACGTTTTCCTGATCTCGCTGAAGTCCGGCGGGGCGGGTGTCAATCTGACCTCCGCCGATACCGTTTTCCTGTTGGACCCTTGGTGGAATCCGGCGGCGGAAAGCCAAGCGGCCGCCCGTTCGCATCGCATCGGCCAAGAACGCCCCGTCACGGTCTACCGCATGATCGCGCGCGGAACCATCGAAGAACGCGTTTTGGCCTTGGCTCGCTCCAAGGCGGAACTCGCCCGCGACCTCTTCGATGCCGGAGAATCCGGAGGCGCCATGCTTACGCCGGACCTGATCGCCGAGCTGTTGGAGCCGTCGGATGCACCGGACGACGAGATGGAGGACATCGAGGAGGAGTGA